From the Lolium rigidum isolate FL_2022 chromosome 2, APGP_CSIRO_Lrig_0.1, whole genome shotgun sequence genome, one window contains:
- the LOC124689806 gene encoding BTB/POZ and MATH domain-containing protein 2-like, whose amino-acid sequence MVIVTGTVTTTARGTHVFDIGGFNSLRKGCCGVDGFVYSPTFTVDGLDWAIRYYPDGDHKVDQGYASVFVELMTKDAAAWARVSFGLIDGTTGEVVPLYHSKDSNLFDSSYDETCNWGTGELVTRIPHLQAGSQYVLGNRLRIDCAIHVCRDHLTFRDDPSAALTHCPEEEPTDVTLDVAGVSFDAHESVLHARAPAMMKHHSYTTTVSHGKLRVSVDDIPPASFKALLHFAYTDSLPVVSGLNGAGHKEMLRCLLIAAQRYGMERLKAICERVLSNSIDVDTVAATLAMAEQHGFSKLREACVEFNSFSIEQYKKDV is encoded by the coding sequence ATGGTCATCGTGACGGGGACCGTGACGACGACGGCCCGTGGCACGCACGTGTTCGACATCGGCGGCTTCAACAGCCTGAGGAAGGGCTGCTGCGGCGTCGACGGCTTCGTCTACTCGCCGACCTTCACCGTCGACGGGCTCGACTGGGCCATCCGCTACTACCCCGACGGCGACCACAAGGTAGACCAGGGCTACGCGTCCGTTTTCGTGGAGCTCATGACCAAGGACGCCGCGGCGTGGGCGCGCGTCAGCTTCGGGCTGATCGACGGGACCACCGGCGAGGTGGTCCCCTTGTACCACTCCAAGGACTCCAACCTGTTCGACTCTTCCTACGACGAGACCTGCAACTGGGGCACCGGCGAGCTCGTCACGAGGATCCCGCACCTGCAAGCCGGGTCGCAGTACGTCCTCGGCAACCGCCTCAGGATCGACTGCGCCATCCACGTCTGTCGCGACCACCTCACCTTCCGCGACGACCCCAGTGCGGCGCTCACCCACTGCCCCGAGGAGGAACCGACGGACGTGACTCTGGACGTCGCAGGAGTGAGCTTCGACGCCCACGAATCCGTGCTCCACGCGCGGGCTCCTGCCATGATGAAGCACCACAGCTACACGACGACGGTAAGCCACGGGAAGCTGCGGGTATCCGTTGACGACATACCGCCGGCGTCGTTCAAGGCGCTGCTCCACTTCGCCTACACGGACTCGCTGCCCGTCGTGAGTGGCCTCAACGGCGCCGGTCACAAGGAGATGCTCCGGTGCCTGCTCATCGCCGCCCAGCGGTATGGCATGGAGAGGCTCAAGGCGATCTGCGAGCGCGTCCTCAGCAACAGCATCGACGTCGACACCGTGGCTGCTACCTTAGCCATGGCCGAACAGCATGGATTCAGCAAGTTGAGAGAAGCTTGTGTGGAGTTCAATTCATTCAGTATAGAACAATATAAGAAAGACGTTTAG
- the LOC124689804 gene encoding BTB/POZ and MATH domain-containing protein 2-like, which translates to MQAMSPYNTVIVTGTVTTTARGTHVFDIGGFNSLTKGFCGVDGFVYSPTFTVDGLDWAIRYYPDGDHKVDQGYASIFVELVTKDAAAWARVSFGLIDGTTGEVIPLYHSKDSNLFDSSYDETSNWGTGELVTRIPHLQAGSQYVLGNRLRIDCAIHVCRDHLTFRDDPSAALTHCSEEEPTDVTLDVAGVSFDAHESVLHARAPAMMKHLRYTTTVSHGKLRVSVDDIPPASFKALLHFAYTDSLPVLSGLNGAGHKEMLRCLLIAAQRYGMERLKAICERVLSNSIDVDTVASTLAMAEQHGFSKLREACVEFNSFSIEQYKKDV; encoded by the coding sequence ATGCAAGCAATGTCACCCTATAACACGGTCATCGTGACGGGGACCGTGACAACGACGGCCCGTGGCACGCACGTGTTCGACATCGGCGGCTTCAACAGCCTGACGAAGGGCTTCTGCGGCGTCGACGGCTTCGTCTACTCGCCGACCTTCACCGTCGACGGGCTCGACTGGGCCATCCGCTACTACCCCGACGGCGACCACAAGGTAGACCAGGGCTACGCGTCCATTTTCGTGGAGCTCGTGACCAAGGACGCCGCGGCGTGGGCGCGCGTCAGCTTCGGGCTGATCGACgggaccaccggcgaggtgatccccTTGTACCACTCCAAGGACTCCAACCTGTTCGACTCTTCCTACGACGAGACCAGCAACTGGGGCACCGGCGAGCTCGTCACGAGGATCCCGCACCTGCAAGCCGGGTCGCAGTACGTCCTCGGCAACCGCCTTAGGATCGACTGCGCCATCCACGTCTGTCGCGACCACCTCACCTTCCGCGACGACCCCAGTGCGGCGCTCACCCACTGCTCCGAGGAGGAACCGACGGACGTGACTCTGGACGTCGCAGGAGTGAGCTTCGACGCCCACGAATCCGTGCTCCACGCGCGGGCTCCTGCCATGATGAAGCACCTCAGATACACGACGACGGTGAGCCACGGGAAGCTGCGGGTATCCGTTGACGACATACCGCCGGCGTCGTTCAAGGCGCTGCTCCACTTCGCCTACACGGACTCGCTGCCCGTCTTGAGTGGCCTCAACGGCGCCGGTCACAAGGAGATGCTCCGATGCCTGCTCATCGCCGCCCAGCGGTATGGCATGGAGAGGCTCAAGGCGATCTGCGAGCGCGTCCTCAGCAATAGCATCGACGTCGACACCGTGGCTTCTACCTTAGCCATGGCCGAACAGCATGGATTCAGCAAGTTGAGAGAAGCTTGTGTGGAGTTCAATTCATTCAGTATAGAACAATATAAGAAAGACGTTTAG